A region of Vibrio casei DNA encodes the following proteins:
- the tnpC gene encoding IS66 family transposase yields the protein MAQDFTDIDSEELDGLIQRVHEAKEHDLALSAEDCHILLKALKTLAALQERLSDNDITLHKLRKLVGMVKSSETMDTLLGQKNKKNKNRGQKRPKPKNTQPSTPPVKPKVTQHKLDDLKKGDSCPECQKGKLYKYEPATLLRITGQSPFVPEQHVMERLRCNACGQYFTAKLPNDVINDGEPSQKYGYSARSLMALHKFFAGAPYYRQESTQALMGIKLTASTIFDQVELVANSLQPIYNLLRVFAANAEHYYLDDTTNRILDKVPIEKPQRNGTKTRERSGVYSSGLVAGLKEGRTVVLYQTNIGHAGEFIDEILHDRGRTLAPPILMSDALSSNRPSLDYVVEHSLCNSHGRRQFAEVLNQFPDEVEQVLQWYGEIWRHDDEARELGLNAGQRLAWHKKLSLPVMEQIRNWGQAELNRGSTEENSGLGKAINYFTKHYEGLTAFCRLEGAQLDNNRAEQALKLVARNRKNALFHKTQAGASIADVIMAMIATSAEAGINVLDYFNTIQRMESEVKANPQQFLPWNYQSNI from the coding sequence ATGGCGCAAGACTTTACCGATATTGACAGCGAAGAGCTGGACGGGCTTATCCAGCGAGTGCACGAGGCAAAGGAGCACGACTTAGCACTGAGTGCGGAAGATTGCCACATCTTGTTGAAGGCATTAAAGACGCTGGCTGCCTTGCAAGAGCGTCTGTCTGATAACGATATCACCCTGCATAAATTGCGTAAGTTGGTTGGCATGGTCAAGTCATCAGAAACGATGGACACTCTACTCGGCCAGAAAAATAAGAAAAACAAAAACCGCGGTCAAAAACGTCCTAAGCCTAAAAATACCCAACCCAGCACACCACCAGTGAAACCGAAAGTCACTCAGCATAAACTGGACGATCTAAAGAAAGGCGATAGTTGCCCCGAGTGTCAAAAAGGCAAGTTATATAAATACGAGCCCGCTACGCTGTTGCGGATCACTGGGCAAAGTCCGTTCGTCCCAGAGCAACACGTTATGGAGCGGCTACGTTGCAATGCCTGTGGTCAGTACTTCACTGCCAAGTTACCTAATGACGTGATAAATGATGGAGAGCCAAGCCAGAAGTATGGTTACAGTGCCCGCAGCCTGATGGCTCTTCACAAGTTTTTTGCAGGTGCACCCTACTATCGTCAGGAGAGTACGCAAGCGCTGATGGGGATTAAACTGACCGCCTCAACCATCTTTGACCAAGTCGAGTTAGTCGCCAATAGCTTGCAACCCATTTATAACTTGTTAAGAGTGTTTGCCGCAAACGCAGAGCACTATTATTTAGATGACACGACCAACCGAATTTTAGACAAAGTCCCGATAGAAAAGCCGCAGAGAAATGGAACAAAAACCCGAGAGCGCAGTGGTGTTTACAGCTCCGGTTTAGTCGCGGGCTTAAAAGAGGGTCGTACTGTCGTGTTGTATCAGACCAATATCGGTCATGCCGGCGAGTTCATCGACGAGATTTTACATGACCGTGGCCGGACACTCGCGCCCCCGATATTGATGAGTGATGCCTTATCCAGCAACCGCCCATCGCTTGATTACGTGGTCGAACACAGTCTGTGCAACAGTCACGGACGACGGCAGTTTGCCGAAGTCCTTAATCAGTTTCCAGATGAAGTGGAGCAAGTACTACAGTGGTATGGTGAAATCTGGCGACACGATGATGAAGCCAGGGAGCTAGGACTTAACGCGGGGCAACGGTTAGCTTGGCATAAAAAGCTATCACTTCCGGTAATGGAGCAGATCCGAAACTGGGGTCAGGCCGAGCTGAACAGGGGAAGTACAGAAGAAAACAGCGGGCTTGGTAAAGCAATTAATTATTTTACTAAGCATTATGAGGGGCTGACCGCCTTCTGCCGTCTCGAGGGAGCACAGCTGGATAATAACCGAGCGGAGCAAGCACTCAAGCTAGTTGCTCGCAACCGAAAAAATGCCCTGTTCCATAAAACACAGGCTGGTGCGAGCATTGCGGATGTGATCATGGCGATGATAGCGACATCAGCCGAAGCGGGTATAAATGTGCTGGATTACTTTAATACGATACAGCGAATGGAAAGTGAAGTTAAGGCTAATCCACAACAGTTCTTGCCCTGGAATTATCAGTCCAATATCTAA